A single genomic interval of Cupriavidus necator harbors:
- a CDS encoding protein glxC, giving the protein MESVKFDLAVTPLREVNQYLHKDVPAQGGLRVQIDNPNGAHAIAAGLNAPVDVVIEGHAGYYAAGMNQGATVTINGSAGTGVAENMMSGKVHVKGFASNAAGATAHGGLLVIDGDAGLRCAISLKGADIVVGGSVGSFSAFMAQAGNLVVLGDAGEALGDSLYEAAIYVRGKVKSLGADCEEKTMGPRERVVLAGLLHRAGHVDIDPSSFKLYGSARTLYNFHVDNAGAY; this is encoded by the coding sequence ATGGAAAGCGTGAAGTTTGACCTCGCGGTCACGCCGCTGCGCGAAGTCAACCAGTACCTGCACAAGGACGTGCCTGCGCAAGGCGGCTTGCGCGTGCAGATCGACAACCCGAACGGCGCGCACGCGATCGCCGCCGGATTGAATGCGCCTGTCGACGTGGTCATCGAAGGCCATGCCGGCTACTACGCCGCCGGGATGAATCAAGGCGCCACCGTGACCATCAACGGCAGCGCCGGAACCGGCGTCGCCGAGAACATGATGAGCGGCAAGGTCCACGTCAAGGGCTTCGCCTCCAACGCCGCAGGCGCCACTGCCCACGGCGGGCTGCTGGTGATCGACGGCGATGCCGGCCTGCGTTGCGCGATTTCGCTGAAGGGCGCCGATATCGTCGTCGGCGGTTCCGTCGGAAGCTTCTCGGCGTTCATGGCGCAAGCGGGCAACCTGGTGGTGCTCGGCGACGCCGGCGAAGCGCTGGGCGACTCGCTCTACGAAGCCGCCATCTATGTGCGTGGCAAGGTGAAGAGCCTGGGCGCCGATTGCGAAGAGAAGACCATGGGCCCGCGCGAACGCGTGGTGCTGGCCGGCCTGCTCCACCGCGCCGGCCATGTGGATATCGACCCGTCGTCGTTCAAGCTGTACGGGTCTGCCCGCACGCTCTACAACTTCCATGTCGATAACGCAGGAGCCTATTGA
- a CDS encoding glutamine amidotransferase, producing the protein MCGIVALLVKTSSLREKLGELMVPMLIGMTERGPDSAGLAVFSAPVEERHRKISVYAGYTDDGERYDWNRLADALNAALDVHATVQAQGNHGIVTFRGEPERVKDWIAANDPKLHVFSTGRSIDLYKDIGTPAEVAARYRFAELQGSHLVGHTRMATESAVTPDRAHPFTAGEDFCLVHNGSLSNPNGIRRMLAPHGIHFDTDNDTEAATRFLEWRLREGDTLEQALQAGFDVLDGFYTFLMGTPTELALIRDPFACKPAVVAESDDYVAIASEFRSLAHLPGVRHAHIFEPAPEEMYVWKA; encoded by the coding sequence ATGTGCGGAATTGTTGCATTGTTAGTCAAGACATCTTCGCTGCGGGAAAAGCTTGGCGAGCTGATGGTGCCCATGCTGATCGGCATGACCGAGCGTGGCCCGGATTCAGCGGGATTGGCGGTGTTCTCGGCGCCTGTGGAAGAACGCCACAGGAAGATCAGCGTCTATGCCGGCTACACCGATGACGGCGAACGCTATGACTGGAATCGCCTGGCCGACGCATTGAATGCGGCCCTCGACGTGCACGCAACCGTGCAGGCACAGGGAAACCATGGCATCGTGACCTTCCGCGGCGAGCCAGAGCGCGTCAAGGACTGGATCGCCGCGAACGACCCCAAGCTGCATGTGTTCTCGACGGGCCGCAGCATCGACCTCTACAAGGACATCGGCACCCCGGCTGAAGTGGCAGCCCGTTACCGCTTCGCCGAACTCCAGGGCAGCCACCTCGTCGGCCATACCCGCATGGCCACCGAATCTGCCGTCACGCCCGATCGCGCACACCCGTTCACCGCCGGCGAGGACTTTTGCCTGGTGCATAACGGCTCCCTGTCGAATCCCAACGGCATCCGGCGCATGCTGGCGCCCCATGGCATCCACTTCGACACCGACAACGACACCGAGGCGGCAACGCGTTTCCTGGAATGGCGGCTGCGCGAAGGCGACACGCTAGAGCAGGCGCTGCAGGCAGGCTTTGATGTCCTGGATGGCTTCTACACCTTCCTGATGGGAACGCCCACGGAACTGGCGCTGATCCGCGACCCCTTCGCCTGCAAGCCCGCGGTAGTGGCCGAAAGCGACGACTACGTCGCCATCGCGTCGGAATTCCGCTCGCTGGCCCACCTGCCCGGCGTCAGGCACGCCCATATTTTCGAACCAGCACCCGAGGAGATGTACGTATGGAAAGCGTGA
- a CDS encoding CHASE2 domain-containing protein: protein MVAASGSTDAPGPAPAAPGHAFGQRTLIEWCLLLAAVLALVVLAARQGWAERADLAAYDIAISAQHHPARDDIVIVGIDDASITAIGRWPWRRAVLAQLVERIAAGGPRVIGVDVILSERDTRYPQDDAVLARSLARAGNVVLPVVAESGPAGMLVRYPLAGLGTAVGHINMVVDTDGVARQVYLSEGPHPVAAAGVPHLAAVMAAFGRAAEPPGIARQEPARITEANGWERSGRLRIPYAGPPGTFARVSARDVLDGRANPAIFAGKAVLIGALATGMGDVLPTPVSRDGRGMSGVEILANTVQALTDGDAIVAVPRAWQVGGTLLAVLLAALAALRLPPRGALVATGLLLAALLGGSLLLLALARLWFAPAAAALGCVLFYPLWSWLRQEAALRFLTDELARLEREPGLIAAPHHTGATLDSRMRAVYSMSAQLRGTRRFLSDGLESLPDATAICDLDGGVMLANRRCVALAPAVLDGEPAHAPGAAGPPRAAIRALIEAIFPAPAPALAYWQSLHDRHAGARIAPVPVPDGGIEVAGRGDRRYLLHGAPLHAEAGAVAGLIVSVIDITAIRIAERQREQMLRFLSHDMRSPQASILALIELHERRARRDGAAAGDVATDSGVLARIAAHARRTMTLADDFISVARAESKTLAFMEVELGGLVLDATDQLWALANARDVTLQIDLPDEPAVLQGEPTLLARAIANLVSNAIKFSPQAGTVTVSLTREPGSFVVAVQDHGPGIAEADQARLFEPFARLHEGQQGAPEGTGLGLVLVRAVAERHGGKASVRSAAGAGAEFRIELPVA from the coding sequence GTGGTGGCCGCATCCGGCTCAACTGACGCGCCAGGCCCGGCGCCGGCCGCGCCCGGGCACGCTTTCGGGCAGCGCACGCTGATCGAATGGTGCCTGCTGCTTGCTGCCGTGCTGGCCCTGGTGGTGCTGGCCGCGCGCCAGGGCTGGGCCGAGCGCGCCGACCTGGCCGCCTACGACATCGCCATCAGCGCCCAGCACCATCCGGCCCGCGACGACATCGTCATCGTCGGCATCGATGACGCCAGCATCACCGCCATCGGCCGCTGGCCGTGGCGCCGCGCGGTGCTGGCGCAGCTGGTCGAGCGCATCGCCGCCGGCGGGCCGCGCGTGATCGGCGTGGACGTGATCCTGTCCGAGCGCGACACCCGCTATCCGCAAGACGACGCCGTGCTGGCCCGCAGCCTGGCCCGGGCCGGCAACGTGGTGCTGCCGGTGGTGGCCGAATCCGGCCCCGCCGGCATGCTGGTGCGCTACCCGCTGGCCGGGCTGGGCACCGCGGTGGGCCATATCAACATGGTGGTCGATACCGATGGCGTGGCGCGCCAGGTCTATCTGAGCGAAGGGCCCCATCCGGTGGCCGCCGCCGGCGTGCCGCACCTGGCCGCGGTGATGGCGGCGTTCGGTCGCGCCGCCGAGCCGCCCGGCATCGCGCGCCAGGAGCCGGCCCGGATCACCGAAGCCAACGGCTGGGAGCGCAGCGGCCGCCTGCGTATCCCGTATGCCGGCCCGCCCGGCACCTTTGCCCGCGTGTCAGCGCGCGACGTGCTGGATGGCCGCGCCAACCCCGCCATCTTTGCCGGCAAGGCCGTGCTGATCGGCGCGCTCGCCACCGGCATGGGCGACGTGCTGCCGACGCCGGTGTCGCGCGATGGCCGCGGCATGAGCGGGGTGGAGATCCTGGCCAATACCGTGCAGGCGCTGACCGACGGCGATGCGATTGTGGCGGTGCCGCGCGCGTGGCAGGTCGGCGGCACGCTGCTGGCGGTGCTGCTGGCCGCACTGGCCGCGCTGCGCCTGCCCCCGCGCGGCGCGCTGGTGGCCACCGGGCTGCTGCTGGCGGCCCTGCTGGGAGGCTCGCTGTTGCTGCTGGCGCTGGCGCGGCTATGGTTTGCACCCGCCGCCGCGGCGCTGGGCTGCGTGCTGTTCTACCCGCTGTGGAGCTGGTTGCGCCAGGAGGCGGCCTTGCGCTTCCTTACCGACGAACTGGCGCGGCTGGAACGCGAACCCGGCCTGATTGCCGCGCCGCACCATACCGGCGCCACGCTCGACAGCCGCATGCGCGCCGTCTACAGCATGAGCGCGCAACTGCGCGGCACGCGCCGCTTCCTGTCCGATGGCCTGGAAAGCCTGCCCGATGCCACCGCGATCTGCGACCTGGATGGCGGCGTGATGCTGGCCAACCGGCGCTGCGTGGCGCTGGCGCCCGCGGTGCTGGACGGCGAGCCCGCTCATGCGCCGGGCGCGGCCGGGCCGCCGCGGGCCGCCATCCGCGCGCTGATCGAGGCAATCTTTCCCGCGCCGGCACCGGCCCTGGCGTACTGGCAGTCGCTGCACGACCGCCACGCCGGCGCCCGCATCGCTCCGGTCCCGGTTCCCGACGGCGGCATCGAGGTGGCCGGGCGCGGCGACCGCCGCTACCTGCTGCATGGCGCGCCGCTGCACGCCGAGGCCGGCGCCGTGGCCGGCCTGATCGTCAGCGTGATCGACATCACCGCGATCCGCATTGCCGAGCGCCAGCGCGAGCAGATGCTGCGCTTCCTGTCGCACGACATGCGCTCGCCGCAGGCATCGATCCTGGCCTTGATCGAGCTGCATGAGCGCCGCGCGCGGCGCGATGGGGCAGCCGCCGGCGACGTCGCCACGGACAGCGGCGTGCTGGCACGCATCGCCGCCCATGCACGCCGCACGATGACGCTGGCCGACGACTTCATCAGCGTGGCGCGCGCGGAGTCGAAGACCCTGGCGTTCATGGAAGTGGAATTGGGTGGCCTGGTGCTGGATGCGACGGACCAGCTCTGGGCGCTGGCCAATGCCCGCGACGTGACGCTGCAGATCGACCTGCCTGACGAGCCCGCGGTGCTGCAGGGTGAACCGACACTGCTGGCGCGCGCCATCGCCAACCTGGTCAGCAATGCGATCAAGTTCAGCCCGCAAGCGGGGACCGTGACGGTCTCGCTCACGCGTGAGCCGGGCAGCTTTGTCGTTGCCGTGCAGGACCATGGGCCGGGGATTGCCGAGGCCGACCAGGCACGATTGTTCGAACCGTTCGCGCGCTTGCATGAGGGGCAGCAGGGCGCGCCGGAAGGCACGGGTCTGGGGCTGGTGCTGGTGCGGGCCGTGGCCGAGCGGCATGGCGGCAAGGCCAGCGTGCGCAGTGCGGCTGGGGCGGGGGCGGAGTTCCGTATCGAATTGCCGGTGGCCTGA
- a CDS encoding NAD(P)/FAD-dependent oxidoreductase produces the protein MQSYDAIVIGAGVIGSSVACHLARQGCTNVLVLERMQIGTGTTSQSSGILRTHYSVIENVRLAQASWQVFNDFAAYLGDEEASAGMVKCGYLIAAPDGPRLSPLRASLEAQQAQGIEVRLLDAKEAQSLLPIARFDDAALIGYEPEAGFADAYLVATGFARAARRLGVRILEGVGVERLLLDGGKVAGVETSRGTFLAGTVISTQNIWATEIERWTGIASPVVPERHAVLALEAASPYTFQMPVYKDLGSPGMLYCRSYGGRQMLVSEGTVGETLSSPDNEQGDISMNYMVEVGAQVAERFPTYADAGIASSWTGVYDVTPDWNPVLGCLPEVPGLVVGYGFSGHGFKLAPAVGRVLAQAALGIETEIDIAPYSLERFRNGALLTGKYGLGAVS, from the coding sequence ATGCAAAGCTACGACGCGATCGTTATCGGAGCCGGCGTGATCGGCAGTTCCGTCGCCTGCCATCTCGCCCGCCAGGGCTGCACTAACGTGCTCGTGCTCGAGCGCATGCAGATCGGTACAGGAACCACCTCCCAATCCAGCGGCATTCTGCGGACGCACTACTCGGTCATCGAGAACGTCCGGCTGGCGCAAGCGTCGTGGCAGGTGTTCAACGACTTTGCCGCTTACCTGGGCGACGAAGAGGCCTCCGCGGGCATGGTCAAGTGCGGCTACCTGATCGCCGCGCCGGATGGTCCCAGGCTGTCCCCGCTGCGTGCCTCGCTGGAAGCCCAGCAGGCACAGGGGATCGAAGTGCGGCTGCTCGATGCAAAGGAAGCGCAAAGCCTGCTTCCGATTGCCCGCTTCGACGACGCTGCGCTGATCGGCTACGAGCCGGAAGCCGGCTTTGCCGACGCTTACCTGGTCGCCACCGGCTTTGCGCGGGCGGCACGCCGCCTCGGGGTCAGGATCCTCGAAGGCGTCGGAGTCGAACGGTTGTTGCTCGACGGCGGCAAAGTCGCCGGCGTTGAAACCTCGCGAGGAACCTTCCTCGCCGGCACCGTCATCAGCACCCAGAATATCTGGGCGACCGAAATCGAGCGCTGGACCGGCATCGCCAGCCCGGTCGTCCCCGAGCGCCATGCCGTGCTGGCACTGGAAGCGGCATCGCCCTATACGTTCCAGATGCCGGTGTACAAGGACCTCGGCTCTCCCGGCATGCTGTATTGCCGCAGTTACGGCGGCAGGCAGATGCTGGTCAGCGAGGGCACCGTCGGTGAGACGCTGTCGTCGCCGGACAACGAGCAAGGCGACATCAGCATGAATTACATGGTCGAAGTCGGCGCGCAAGTCGCCGAGCGCTTCCCCACCTATGCGGACGCCGGGATTGCTTCGTCCTGGACCGGCGTCTACGACGTGACGCCCGACTGGAACCCGGTGCTCGGGTGTCTGCCCGAGGTACCGGGTCTCGTGGTGGGTTACGGCTTCTCGGGCCACGGCTTCAAGCTGGCTCCCGCGGTCGGACGCGTGCTGGCCCAGGCAGCGCTGGGCATCGAGACCGAGATTGACATCGCCCCCTATTCCCTGGAGCGCTTCCGCAATGGTGCGCTGCTGACTGGCAAGTACGGTCTCGGCGCGGTGTCCTGA
- the glnT gene encoding type III glutamate--ammonia ligase: protein MKSELSAHLAAPAGALTPAPRFNTVEDAQDYLLARGVSYVLAQFVDIHGVAKAKSVPVAHLGSVLAEGAGFAGFAIWGVGIEPHGPDFMARGDLDTIGLVPWQPGLARIVCEGHVDGAPWQYDSRVVLKRQIARLSQGGYTLYTGLEPEFSLLRRDDKGGIGPCDPSDTLAKPCYDYKGLSRTRTFLERLSNGLRAAGIDVYQIDHEDANGQFELNYTFTDCLTSCDHFIFFKMAASEIANELGLVCSFMPKPFANRPGNGMHMHMSIGDGQRNLFADKSDPRGLDLSQLAYHFLGGLLAHAPALTALCAPTVNSYKRLVVGRSLTGATWAPAYISYGDNNRSSMIRIPKGRLELRLPDGAANPYLATAAVIAAGLDGIDRKLDPGAPRNTNLYEWSEAQLAEAGIGLLPQNLGSALDALEADALITEALGPVAQEFLKLKRMEWLEYQRHVSDWEVKQYLEFF, encoded by the coding sequence ATGAAGTCAGAGTTGAGTGCGCATCTTGCGGCGCCAGCCGGGGCGCTGACCCCGGCTCCGCGGTTCAACACCGTCGAAGACGCTCAAGACTATCTGCTGGCGCGCGGCGTCAGCTACGTCCTCGCGCAGTTCGTCGATATCCACGGCGTCGCCAAGGCCAAATCGGTGCCAGTGGCGCATCTTGGCTCGGTCCTGGCAGAGGGTGCGGGCTTTGCCGGCTTTGCCATCTGGGGCGTCGGCATTGAACCGCATGGCCCGGACTTCATGGCTCGCGGGGATCTCGATACCATCGGGCTGGTGCCATGGCAGCCGGGCCTGGCCCGGATCGTATGCGAAGGGCATGTCGATGGTGCGCCATGGCAGTACGACAGCCGGGTCGTCCTGAAGCGGCAGATCGCCAGGCTCTCGCAAGGTGGCTACACGCTTTATACCGGCCTCGAGCCTGAGTTTTCGCTGCTGCGCCGTGACGACAAAGGCGGCATCGGTCCGTGCGACCCGAGCGATACGCTGGCCAAGCCTTGCTACGACTACAAGGGGCTGTCGCGCACGCGTACTTTCCTGGAGCGTCTGTCCAACGGACTGCGCGCCGCGGGAATCGATGTCTACCAGATCGACCATGAAGACGCCAACGGGCAATTCGAACTGAATTACACCTTCACCGACTGCCTGACGTCTTGCGACCATTTCATCTTCTTCAAGATGGCGGCATCGGAAATCGCCAACGAGCTGGGCCTGGTGTGCTCCTTCATGCCGAAGCCGTTTGCAAACCGCCCCGGCAACGGCATGCATATGCACATGTCGATCGGCGATGGCCAGCGCAACCTGTTTGCTGACAAGAGCGACCCGCGCGGGCTGGACCTGTCCCAGCTGGCCTATCACTTCCTTGGCGGGCTGCTGGCCCATGCGCCGGCGCTCACGGCGCTTTGCGCGCCCACCGTCAATTCCTACAAGCGGCTCGTGGTGGGCCGTTCCCTCACCGGCGCCACCTGGGCTCCCGCGTATATCAGCTATGGCGACAACAATCGCTCGAGCATGATCCGCATCCCCAAGGGCCGGCTGGAACTGCGGCTGCCCGATGGCGCCGCCAACCCGTATCTCGCCACAGCGGCCGTGATTGCGGCGGGGCTTGACGGCATCGACCGGAAGCTCGATCCCGGCGCACCGCGCAACACCAATCTCTATGAGTGGAGCGAGGCGCAGCTGGCCGAAGCCGGCATCGGCCTGCTACCCCAGAACCTTGGCAGCGCGCTGGATGCCCTCGAAGCCGATGCGCTGATAACCGAGGCACTGGGACCCGTTGCGCAAGAGTTCCTGAAGCTCAAGCGCATGGAGTGGCTCGAATATCAACGGCATGTCTCGGACTGGGAAGTGAAGCAGTACCTGGAATTCTTTTGA
- a CDS encoding helix-turn-helix domain-containing protein has protein sequence MKTHAEPPFEAQVPHIEESVGMVIRELRLRERLTIAQVAEQAGLSRGMLSKIETGSTMAGMDTLARIARALGVPMAVLFSKYDGASAAAQHVRHGAGMEVVRRGTRSGHTYHLLAYDQGPVKAFEPFLITIEDDTERYPTFQHPGTEFLYMLEGVVEYRCGQQTYTLEPGDSLTFAGEIPHGPVGLTRCPIRFLSITIYPRQGE, from the coding sequence ATGAAGACCCATGCCGAGCCCCCTTTTGAAGCCCAAGTGCCCCACATTGAGGAATCGGTGGGCATGGTCATTCGCGAACTGCGGCTGCGGGAAAGGCTGACGATTGCCCAGGTCGCGGAACAGGCAGGCCTGAGCCGCGGGATGCTGTCGAAGATCGAGACCGGCAGCACCATGGCCGGCATGGATACGCTTGCCCGTATCGCCCGCGCGCTGGGCGTGCCAATGGCGGTGCTGTTCAGCAAGTACGATGGCGCGTCGGCTGCCGCGCAGCATGTCAGGCATGGAGCGGGGATGGAGGTGGTGCGGCGCGGCACCAGGAGCGGTCATACCTATCATCTGCTGGCCTATGACCAGGGCCCCGTGAAAGCCTTTGAGCCGTTCCTGATCACGATCGAGGACGACACCGAGCGCTACCCGACCTTCCAGCACCCCGGCACCGAATTCCTGTACATGCTGGAGGGCGTGGTCGAGTATCGCTGCGGACAGCAAACCTATACGCTCGAACCCGGCGATTCCCTGACCTTCGCCGGCGAGATACCGCATGGCCCGGTAGGTCTGACCAGGTGTCCGATCAGGTTCCTGTCCATCACCATCTATCCGCGACAAGGGGAGTGA
- a CDS encoding FMN-binding glutamate synthase family protein, with translation MNAPTQLQDLASSSTQTPPRYSATFDPAALAEIRRAAATGIYDIRGGGAKRKLPHFDDLLFLGASVSRYPLEGYREKCGTDVVLGTRYAKKPIHLKTPVTIAGMSFGALSAQAKEALGRGATIAGTSTTTGDGGMTPEERGQSQTLVYQYLPSRYGMNPDDLRKADAIEVVIGQGAKPGGGGMLLGQKISARVARMRCLPEGIDQRSACRHPDWTGPDDLEIKILELREITDWEKPIYVKVGATRPYYDVALAVKAGADVVVLDGMQGGTAATQEVFIEHVGIPILAAIRPAVKALQDLGMHRKVQLIVSGGIRNGADVAKALALGADAVAIGTAALVALGDNDPRHAGEYHKLGTVPGAYDDWHEGKDPAGITTQDPELASRLDPVQAGRRLANYLSVMTMEAQIIARACGKSHLHNLEPEDLVALTIEAAAMTQVPLAGTAWVPGQGGY, from the coding sequence ATGAATGCCCCGACCCAACTGCAGGACCTGGCATCAAGTTCCACCCAGACTCCACCGCGCTATTCCGCGACGTTCGACCCGGCTGCCCTGGCCGAAATCCGGCGCGCCGCGGCCACCGGCATCTACGATATCCGTGGCGGCGGCGCCAAGCGCAAGCTGCCGCATTTCGATGACTTGCTGTTCCTGGGCGCCTCGGTCAGCCGCTATCCGCTGGAAGGCTACCGGGAGAAGTGCGGAACCGACGTCGTCCTGGGAACGCGCTACGCCAAAAAGCCGATTCACCTGAAGACGCCGGTCACCATTGCCGGCATGAGCTTCGGCGCGCTGTCCGCCCAGGCCAAGGAGGCACTGGGACGCGGCGCCACCATCGCCGGCACGAGCACGACCACGGGCGACGGAGGCATGACACCGGAGGAGCGCGGCCAGTCGCAGACGCTGGTGTACCAGTACCTGCCCTCACGCTACGGCATGAACCCCGACGACCTGCGCAAGGCTGACGCCATCGAAGTAGTGATCGGACAGGGCGCGAAACCCGGTGGCGGCGGCATGCTGCTGGGACAGAAGATCAGCGCGCGCGTGGCAAGGATGCGATGCCTTCCCGAAGGCATCGATCAACGCTCGGCATGCCGGCATCCGGACTGGACCGGCCCCGACGACCTCGAGATCAAGATCCTCGAACTGCGGGAAATTACCGACTGGGAGAAACCCATCTACGTCAAGGTTGGCGCCACCCGCCCCTACTATGACGTGGCCCTGGCGGTCAAAGCCGGCGCCGATGTGGTGGTGCTCGATGGCATGCAGGGTGGCACCGCCGCGACGCAGGAAGTGTTCATTGAGCACGTGGGTATCCCCATCCTCGCGGCCATCCGGCCCGCGGTGAAGGCGCTTCAGGACCTGGGCATGCATCGCAAGGTTCAGCTGATCGTCTCGGGCGGCATTCGCAACGGCGCGGACGTCGCCAAGGCCCTCGCCCTTGGAGCAGATGCCGTTGCCATCGGCACGGCTGCACTGGTCGCGCTGGGGGACAACGACCCGCGCCATGCCGGCGAGTACCACAAGCTCGGGACCGTTCCGGGGGCTTACGACGACTGGCATGAGGGCAAGGATCCCGCAGGCATTACCACGCAGGATCCGGAACTGGCTTCTCGCCTGGATCCGGTACAGGCCGGGCGGCGCCTGGCAAACTACTTGTCGGTCATGACGATGGAAGCGCAGATCATCGCGCGTGCCTGCGGCAAGTCGCACCTGCATAACCTGGAGCCCGAAGACCTCGTTGCACTGACCATCGAGGCGGCGGCGATGACACAGGTGCCGCTTGCCGGGACCGCGTGGGTGCCCGGGCAAGGTGGGTACTGA
- a CDS encoding FecR domain-containing protein produces MRKVIGGAALALLAGMAVPAHAGPAGAEGADFIYLVEPGDTLIGLASRYMASEQGWRTLQRLNGVADPYRLVPGSRLRIPLSQIPEQAASARVVHVAGAVRANGRPVQAGMTLDETTRIETPAGGSVTLELPDRSRVTVPPATTLSVSRLRMFARSGLTDTVIRIEKGAADTRVAPQGGGVGRFELHTPMMVTGVRGTRYRVSADTAGSRSEVLEGRVGVSAARGARARPAAERAMTAAASVGAGYGIGVSAGGKLSQPVALLPAPALLPPADTVLGPSFEAVWQPVPGATAYRVLVARDAALSELVWTGTASGATATTARVDGLPEGTLYLSVSAIDKHQLTGHDAQAPVSVRLNPPAPFTQQPAADAVRYAEAVAFEWATVPSAARYELALAADSAFTRDAVVQAASEPAATQALVPGRWWWRVRSVDAAGRPGPWSDAVPFSVEPKPPVPTLQDDGGALHIGWPEGSGAGAGYRVQVSADAGFATLLADEHTTTNAIDLPRPAPGVYFIRVARAAPGVTPDPAAFSAPQRIEVNALLRDSQGGAIGSGDRPDGGGRIRLN; encoded by the coding sequence ATGCGTAAGGTGATCGGTGGTGCCGCGCTGGCCCTGCTGGCCGGCATGGCGGTTCCGGCGCACGCCGGGCCCGCGGGCGCGGAAGGCGCCGATTTTATCTACCTGGTGGAGCCGGGCGATACGCTGATCGGCCTGGCCTCGCGCTACATGGCGTCCGAGCAGGGGTGGCGCACGCTGCAGCGCCTGAACGGCGTGGCCGATCCGTACCGGCTGGTGCCCGGCTCGCGCCTGCGCATCCCGCTCAGCCAGATTCCCGAGCAGGCCGCGTCGGCGCGTGTGGTCCATGTGGCCGGTGCGGTCCGCGCCAATGGCCGGCCGGTGCAGGCCGGCATGACGCTGGACGAAACCACGCGCATCGAGACCCCCGCGGGCGGCTCGGTCACGCTGGAGTTGCCGGACCGCAGCCGCGTCACGGTGCCGCCGGCCACCACGCTCTCGGTCAGCCGGCTGCGCATGTTCGCGCGCAGCGGCCTGACCGACACCGTGATCCGCATCGAGAAGGGTGCCGCCGATACGCGCGTGGCACCGCAGGGCGGCGGCGTCGGGCGCTTCGAGCTGCATACGCCGATGATGGTGACCGGCGTGCGCGGCACCCGCTACCGGGTCTCGGCCGACACGGCAGGAAGCCGCAGCGAGGTGCTGGAAGGGCGCGTCGGCGTCAGTGCGGCGCGGGGTGCCCGCGCCAGGCCGGCAGCAGAGCGTGCCATGACCGCGGCGGCTTCGGTCGGTGCCGGCTATGGCATCGGCGTGTCGGCCGGCGGCAAGCTGTCGCAGCCGGTGGCGCTGCTGCCGGCGCCGGCCCTGCTGCCCCCGGCCGATACCGTGCTGGGCCCGTCCTTCGAAGCCGTCTGGCAGCCGGTGCCGGGCGCCACCGCCTACCGCGTGCTGGTGGCGCGCGATGCGGCGCTGAGCGAACTGGTCTGGACCGGCACCGCCAGTGGCGCCACTGCCACGACCGCGCGCGTCGACGGCCTGCCCGAGGGCACGCTGTACCTGAGCGTCAGTGCCATCGACAAGCACCAGCTGACCGGCCATGACGCCCAGGCACCGGTGTCGGTGCGGCTGAACCCGCCGGCGCCGTTCACGCAGCAGCCTGCCGCCGATGCGGTGCGCTATGCCGAAGCCGTCGCCTTCGAATGGGCCACCGTGCCGAGCGCGGCGCGCTACGAACTGGCGCTGGCCGCCGATTCGGCCTTTACGCGCGATGCCGTGGTGCAGGCGGCCTCCGAGCCCGCCGCCACGCAAGCGCTGGTGCCGGGCCGCTGGTGGTGGCGCGTGCGCAGCGTCGATGCGGCGGGCCGGCCGGGCCCGTGGTCGGACGCGGTCCCGTTCAGCGTCGAACCCAAGCCGCCCGTGCCGACCCTGCAGGACGACGGCGGCGCGCTGCATATCGGCTGGCCCGAGGGCAGCGGCGCCGGCGCGGGCTACCGGGTCCAGGTGTCGGCCGATGCCGGCTTTGCCACACTGCTGGCCGACGAGCACACCACCACCAATGCCATTGACCTGCCGCGCCCCGCGCCCGGCGTCTATTTCATCCGCGTGGCACGTGCGGCGCCGGGGGTGACACCTGACCCGGCGGCGTTCTCCGCGCCGCAGCGCATTGAAGTCAATGCCCTCCTGCGCGACTCGCAGGGCGGCGCAATCGGGTCGGGCGACCGGCCGGACGGTGGTGGCCGCATCCGGCTCAACTGA